A region from the Rhinoderma darwinii isolate aRhiDar2 chromosome 2, aRhiDar2.hap1, whole genome shotgun sequence genome encodes:
- the CLIC6 gene encoding chloride intracellular channel protein 6: MILWLKGVIFNVTTVDLKRKPADLHNLAPGTNPPFMTFDGEVKTDVNKIEEFLEEKLSVPKFPRLAPIHPESNSAGNDVFAKFSAYIKNPRKDLNETLEKNLLRSLKKLNDFLNSPLPDEIDAYSTEEITVSNRKFLDGNELTLTDCNLLPKLHIIKVVCKKFRNFEIPAEMTGIWRYLKNAYTRDEFTNTCPADYEIEFAYFGVAKRINI; encoded by the exons ATGATCCTCTGGCTGAAAGGCGTCATATTTAATGTTACCACAGTGGATTTGAAGAG GAAACCTGCAGACCTACATAACCTGGCACCTGGAACAAACCCGCCCTTCATGACATTTGATGGGGAGGTGAAAACCGATGTGAACAAAATTGAAGAATTTTTGGAAGAAAAATTATCAGTGCCAaa GTTTCCCAGATTGGCCCCAATACACCCAGAATCCAACTCAGCAGGGAATGATGTGTTTGCAAAATTTTCTGCCTATATCAAAAATCCCCGGAAAGATCTAAATGAAA CTTTAGAGAAAAACCTGCTTAGAtccctaaaaaaattgaatgACTTTTTGAATTCACCTTTGCCTGATGAGATTGATGCCTATTCCACGGAGGAAATCACTGtctccaataggaaatttttggatGGGAATGAACTCACGCTAACCGACTGTAACCTGTTACCAAAACTCCACATTATAAAG GTTGTTTGCAAAAAATTTCGGAATTTTGAAATCCCGGCAGAAATGACTGGAATCTGGAGATACCTCAAAAATGCTTACACCAGAGATGAATTCACCAATACGTGTCCGGCAGACTATGAGATTGAATTTGCATACTTCGGAGTTGCCAAACGAATtaatatataa